The window CCCACCACTTCAACAATGATCCCATATGATAATATTTCACTATCTCAGAgaattaatcatttttatttatgtcttAACCGtgttatataaatatatagcaTTAATAATTATACATGTAAACACGAAAACAACAcaatcaattaaatatattgagatCCTAAATACAAATATGGATATGTTTATAGACCATATAACACCATGACACACTTAACATATACGTTTATTAAACAgctttagttaaattttatataacatgaaaaaaattataatatgtttaaacgattaacacaattaaaatttaaacatgattaaattaaaatacatataaattacaaacaaaatataacttcattattcaaatttaaaactaGTAATCATAAAAACAGttataataaaacaataatatcCATAAAGTATAATAAAATCCACCACTATCACCATCAACcctaaaaaaaagtaattatataaaatttaaatgagTCATAAACATGTCAACATTtacatgattaattaaacgAGTAATAAATTGGTCATGGATTACACAGGTACAAGATAATGCGATTAATTAAACAAGTTTTAAACAGATTTTAAATAAGTTAAGCAAATTTATATGTATaagatatgaaattttttatctaaacCATGTCAACACAATTAAATACAAAACTCGATAATCTTAAACTCGAATTCATTTAATTCGTATTATATTCATATCTTGTTATATATATGGTATATAAAATTCTCAAGTCTATAAACGGTTGCTTTTGCTAAATAATTTGttgctattatttttcatgtttcctctcatttcaacttttgatatattttgtAATGAATACTATAAAAGCTCtaatttcgattaaaattaccataaagggTATTCATACTATCTTCAATTACTTAACAAGTTATAATATAATGCttcaagtttatatataatttcatacgttaaaatcaaagaaatcaataaaaaaataattttcatacttGTATAGTAGcaatagtattagatttttgttGATCTAACAAGCAATCGGATCATGATGcttcaatttttgaaaaaaaaaaaagagaaaagaagaaacgatgtatttaatattaaaagcctttttggtgaaaaagagagaaaatctttaaatagtatttaaatgtaattttggattttagatttttttttctcttaatctttgaaaaaacaaaaaaattctagattttgatattttgttgttgggtcttttgtttttttattagtttttgtagaAAGAGGTAGAGAAAGGAAAATCGTGATTTACGTTGAAGAATGGTAATTTGTAGAGAGAATGAGAGGAGATGGAGATTAATTGAGCGAATGGTATTTTCTGAAAATTAAtgtgtttttaaaagaaaagaagaaaaagctcttcttttgagcttttttttaagctcttttttttaaaattttatttttaaaaaaaaaactgttttttttttaaaaacatcttTGGCctggctttttttttaaaaaaaatagataagttAAAAAGAAACTAGACCAAATATGCACAAAATCACAAATagttttttctccttttgtcAAATAACacaaccaaattaaaaaaaaaaacctccaTGCTTCATCTTGCCCCCAATAAATAAAGTTATTCTGTTAACTTTTCCTTCcgataaaaatatgaaaaaaaaactagatAAATGTGAATACTAATTTAACaattatttcaaaagaaaatagattcATACAACAATCAGATGGAATCTTCATAATCTACACTAAATTAAGTATCTCACAAATTACTTAAATTAAAATCCATAATAAAGTTAATATGTACAATTGCAATACACGAACTCCGGGTGCGGGTGCACAACCAAAGCCAAATCCTGGCACCTAGAAAGAGCCTAATATTCCCATTCGTACAAGAGGCGAAAATAGCCTGAGTGCTTGACAAACCAGCTTCAAGCCTCAAGAGATTAAACAACTTTCGATCTTATGTAAAAAgggttaaaaagaaaaaatgaagtttTAACTTACTTAcaccttcttcttcttcttcttagcATTCTGAATAATCAAAGGCTTGGTCGACCTGTAAAGAAAAGCGATCGACTTATACCGCCTTTTCCTTGGCTGGAGATGCTCATCTTCCTCCTCTTCGAATGGATGTTGATCTATCGTCACGGTTGAAGATGTGATTTCGCTCCGAttgctttcattttcttctttttcttcatttttcctttctgtcCCTTTGTTGTTGCCAGTGTTATTGCGTACTTTGCAGAGCTGCATCAGCTGGCGAGCCACGTCCATCTCCATCTCTGAGAAACTCCAGCTTTTCTTGCGTTTCCATGCAGATGAGAATTTTGCCATTGTTCTATTGTTTAACAAGAAAAGACACAATGAATAGGCAGGGGGGTTTGGTTTATATAGAACATAAGCCGACTCCATTCTGCAAACGGAATAGCCGACGTAGTTGACATATTTTTCCACGTGTACATCAGccattggatgaaattttatacAAAATGAGCAAAATAATCTTTTAGAGCAAGTCATTTATTGATTTACAACTAATTAGTTAATAATCTTGAATTAACTTAAAAAGTCGAGTAAGTTGGATTCGAATGGATAAATCGTTTGAATCGATTCATACCATTTCTAACGATTTGACTATAGGAACATCTTTTTAgtgtttttcatttatttagtttttatgattgatttttattattaaaattttcatgtcGATCGATCATATAATCGatgttaaaatataataattttattcattatttctatttcaaaatttaatttcttaatccAATATCAATCTGGCCTTTAACCTAATTGGCTAAACCCAATCCCTGTTAATTGGGCCATTAAACGAAACGGTCCAAGCTAATACCCATCAATCTGACTTTCTGATTTAGGtgaaatggttttttttttaaaaatcatgatttttttaatgagaagGGGTAGAAAGAAGAAttggaaaaaataattagGTAAATCACTCCCACCACTTCAAAAATGCTCCCATCCAATAATATTGCACCATCTCGTAAGACTAACATTTTGTGTTTACGTGTCTTACCGTATTatgtacatataaaaattataccGATAAACACGTAAACAACACGATTAATTAAatgtgttaaaattttaaatatgaataCGAATACatttattaaacatataaCACAAGACAACATGACATACttaacacgtttattaaatGAGTCaggttaaattttatatgataaaaaatttataatatctttaaatgattaacacgattaaaattttaaaccctatagacatgattaaattaaaatacatacaattaaaaatgaaatataacttCATTATTcaagtttaaaattaataatcataaaaacaattataataaaacaataatatcATTTAAGTATAATCCAATCCACTTATAGAAAAAAGTATAATAAAAGCCACCACTATCACCATCAGccctaaaaaaagaaaatagttatagaaagtttaaaCAAGTCATAAACATGTCAACATTTAAAAGAGTATTTAAACGAATAATAAATTGATCATGGATTATATAGATATATGATAACACTATTAACTCAATTAGtattaaatgaattttaaacAAGTTAAGCAAATTTATATGTTtaagatacaaaatttttatgtctaaaccatatcaatataattaaaacaCGAAACATGATTATTCTAAacttaaattcttttaactcATGTTATAAATCGTATATAAAATTGTCAAATCTATTTTCTTATCATGTTTCACACTTTTAGATTTTCCAAACAAGATAGGAAAGCATCTCTTCAATGGTGTTTAAATCACAAATAGTTTTTCCTCCCTTtgtcaaaaaacaaaaataaaaataaaaaacatccTATACCATGcctccaaaaaataaaattattctgTCAATTTTTCCtttcgataaaaatataagaaaaaaatgtgaatactaatttaacaattatttccaagaaaaattatattcatacaACAATCAAATGGAATCTTCTTAATCTAAACTAAATTATCTTAcaaatttcttatattaaaACCCATAATAAAGTTAATATATACAATTGTGATATACATCTCAtttaatttagagataatacACGAACTCTAGGTGCTCCATTCAAAATTGAAGTGTTTGTGTGGCAACTTCTCCAAAGGAAAGTGGCCGTCAAGGAAGAACTAGTGAGACGGGGACTGTTAAGAAACAATGCAACTTTCTGCCCTCTTTGCCATCAAGTACCCGAAACAATTAATCATCTCTTTATTAATTGCTTTGTGTCATGGTGTATTTGGACTAGATGGTGTAGAGAATGGAATAGTGTTTGGGTACTACCGAACGGACATGGCTACGTTGTTTAGTGCTTGGAATGAGGTGGTCATTAAGAAAGGAGAAATCCAAATCTGGAAAAATGGCATTTTTCACTATGGTATGGTCAATGTGGCTCGCTTGAAATGAAGTTGTATTTAAGGGCAAACCTTGGGACCATGACCAGTTGTATGACCTGATTAAACTCCGTGTGGCTACATGGGCTAAAGCTAAGTGGCCAAGGGAGTATGGGACAATTCTTAATACATTTGCAGAACCAAGCGTTGGAGCTGTCCTAAAAAAAGCTAAGAAGGCTAGACCGGAGATTGAGTGGGAAAAGCCTATGGAAGGAACTATGAAGTTTAATGTGGATGGTGCCGCAAACGGAAGTATGGGGGAAGCCGGAATCGGAGGAGTACTAAGAAATTCTAGGGGTGAAATTAGAATGATATTCTCAAAGTCTATAGGGGTGGGGGACTCTAGTCTAGCAGAGGTTCTCACTATCAGGGAAGCTTTTGTGATGTTTATAGCATCTCAGCGGGGTGATTCTCACATGTTGTTAGTGGAAGTGACTCGCTGAACTCTGTGGAGTGGGTGCAGGAGCCAAAGTCAGCTCCATGGAGGTTAAGGAAATGGGTGCTCCATATTGAAGCACTAAAGAGAAGGGTAACAAACTAGGCAATCAAGCATGTAAGAAGGGAAGCTAACCACCATGCTGACAACCTTGCAAAATCTGGGATAGGTAGGGAGATCGATCTGATCAACACTTGGGTGGATGGTCCTAACAGTCAAGAGTAATAAGAGGTATGGCAATTACTGAGAATGAAAAGTGGGCTTGAGCTGGTCTGCACTTTTGATTAGTGAGGTTTATGACAACTCAAGGTGAGTTGGACGTCTCTGTGTGTTGCTTGTTTATTGAGGTTCTGCTTAAGCAAGGGATAGTTGGTTATGTCGTGGGGTTGATTGATTGCTGTGGGTGTTCGGAGATTCCAAAAATGTGAGTATTTTGTAATGGAATACCCCTGTTATCGGGGCATAGCTTTGCAAAACTTCTGTGAGTAGTGAACTAAAGTTCCCCTTGCTATCAATACatatgaaatttcaaaaaaaaaaaaaaatcctggCACCTGGAAAGAGCCTAAACATTCCCTTTCGCCCAAGAGGCGAAAATGGCTTGAGTGCCTGACAAACCAGCTTCAAGCATCAAGAGAATAAACAACTTTAACTTAATTACACCTTCATCTTCTTAGCATTCTGAATACTCAAAGGCTTGGTCGACCTGTAAAGAGAATCGATCGACTTATACCGCCTTTTCCTTGGCTGGAGATGCtcatcttcttcctcctccaaTGGATATTGATCTATGGTCACGGTTGAAGATGTGATTTCGCTCCGATTGCTTTCactttctccttcttcttcttcttcttcttcctcttttttcctttctgtCCCTTTGTTGTTGCCAATGTTATTGCGTACTTTGCAGAGCTGCAGCAGCTGCCGAGCCACGTCCATCTCCATCACTGAGAAACTCCAGCCTTTTTTGCGTTTCCATGCAGATGAGAACTCTGCCATTGTTCTATTGTTTAACAAGAAAAGACACAGAGAAGAGGCGGAGGGGTTTGGTTTATATCGTACGACATAAGCCGATTCATTCTCAAAACGGAATAGCTGACGTATTTATCCACGTGTACAGCAGCCAttggataaaattttatacaaAATGAGCAAAGTAATCTTTTAGAGCAAGTCATTTACGATTTATGACTAATTAGTTAACTTAACCTGGAATTAACATAACACAGCCGCTAAGTTGGATTCGAATGgacaaatcaattaaattgattcaTACAATTTCTAACGATTTGATTATTTAGTTATGATAACTTTTTTTagtgttttaatttatttagttttttatattaatttttatttattattttaaaataattaaattgttcaaataatcgaagttaaaaaatatattttaaaatattatttttattcattatttatattttaaaattagtataatacttaaaaatgtttctaaattatttaaaaaaattcaaataagtttttatacttttattgtgttcaatCAAATCcttacatttttatttcaactaaaataaacacttttattttttattttgaggtAAATAAGTCGTTATgactaataattgatttaagtaaaatactatttgttattttatatcgCGTGACGCTGATGTGGTATGTTAATATAtgataattgatgatgataattactaaaatatcactattgatgatgatgtaatatgtcaatttgatatgataatataattatgtaatattttttatccttTCTATCAACGTCATATCAGTGTCAtatagatataaaatgataagtaacattttgactaatgagaattaatcaatcattagtcataaagacttatttaatttaaaataaaaatataaaaatttaattgaactgaataaaaaaataagaacttttttgaatttttttgaataatttaaaattttgttaaagtattatgtttttaaaatttaatttcttaaccCAATATCCATTGGACCATTAACCTAAGTGGCTAAATCCAGTATTCGTTAATTGGGCCATCAAACGAAACGGTTCAACCCAACAGGCCATCAATCtgacttttttatttaggcgaactgttttatttaatttttcaaaaatttcagtAAAATCAAACATTACAAATTTCCTATTTCTAGCATCTGCGTCTTATAAAGACAGTAGTTATTACCAATGAAATGTcccattttaaaaatgaaagaaaattattagtGCGCAAACATTCAGTTATTAAAATGTtacattatatttttcttaaaatataagtaattaatcagtaatattttatcaaattaattaaaaaaaaggaaaaataaaatcaacgTGTGCATAACTTATATTCTGCTTGATATATTACAAACAATAATTATGTAGCTTACATGTTTTCCGTAACAAAAATGGTTACAAAAACGCAATCATGTTTGTTAATTGgactttctctttcttaatTCTTAGATTATAGCAATATATAAGGTATGATTTAAAAATTGCAAAGTGCAGCAATAATATTATGCCTCTATGATGGTACAGATAAGTCGTGGTCGGTGAACTTAAAGCAATTAAAGCATTTCAGATCAATTAAAAGAGTCATCTAATTATTTAatcacaaattcaattttgagGAAAACCAATAATTAATTGACCGAATtgttatttgattttcatcatgttaggatttttttttatatatttcgatcagtttttatgaaaaattatgttctgaattttcaagacaattgttTCAATTGCAATGATATGAGTGtgaattaaatattcaaattcacACTCGCTCAACTCATACATCCACCTCTGTCCTCTTACGCTCTACATATACACAAAAAGGCGCACACATTGTTTTCATGATTAGCATGAATTCTGCCTCAATTAATTCTCTCTTTGAGGAGGATACAAATTAATGATAAAATCATGGCATCAAAGGGATCAAACAATGAGTGGTGCGTTTTGAGTCTGGGCAGCCATGGCCAGTTCGAATTGTCTTAAAGAAATTGATGGGAAAGCAATAATATCAGGAGGGTTGAAGTTTTCCCAACCCATGACATGGTTGGTCGTGGTTGCACCATCCAATCCTATGTGTGTAACATGCTTCACATCTGTTGGAAATCCAATTTCCATCTCTGCTGCTGCTATTTCCTCTATGTCTTTGTAAGCTGAAATATCAAAGGGCTGCTACTTAGTAAATTGAATTCAAGGTcgtatgaattatgaaaacgcttgaaaaaaattgatccGAATGAACTTTTCAATCGAAATGTTTTGGACAAACTAAATCAAAGTTAATTTAGGATTCTTTTGGAGAGTATATATGGTAACTTCATGAGCTTAAATGATATGTATGTATAATATGAAAAGCTtcatatatttgataaataataggatgaattattttcatactgttagaaaattaagtttaaacatgcatgaaaagaaaaaaaaatttgctccTGTATATAATACATGCACAAGCAAATAATTGGGAGGGAAAACGTGATTAATTAAGGAACTTACCAAATAACTGAGAGAAGCTTTTCACTGTACTCCTTATCAATCTGTGTATCCCATCGGATATGTTGGGCTTTGGCAGAGGCAACCAACCAAATGAGTTCTTTGTTCTTCCCTTGGATGAACATTCTTTTCCTACTTGTTTACCTTAAGAGACGGTGTCAGACACAATCTAATCAGACATTTGACACCTAAGATAAAActcagagagagagagagagatcatACTTGTTACATATTGACTTGATTCTGATTTTGGTTTCCTGGGGGGACTTTTACCAACGGTAACGCTCTCCTGAGAAGAACAGCCGGTGGAGAAAGGAAGACCTACAAGCCTTTCCATTCGCTCTTTCATTCCTTCATAAGGATGTGTATTCGATTCTAATCAAAAAGTTGGGTGTGAGTTGTGACAAAGATGGAAAACAAAGGAAATCGGAATGGGGTGAGTTATATCGATCATGGTTGCTTTTTGGCTTTACGAAGAAGCTAGAATGATTTTGGTGTGGAAAATGGGAAGATCCACTCATCAGGATTAAAATGGTGAGGCATCCAGAGTCTGTGATGGAGTGGGTATGGGGTTTGTTAGTTGGTTAAACTGTGCAGCTCAACCTAATTTTTTGCTGATTAAATTGAGCCTACTAACCATCTGAAACTCTCTCTAAAAAGGTGGGCTCGCTTCTTGCTGTCCTCTCTTGTATTCCAAGCCACCATTAATGATCACGTCGCTAATTCATTCCCCTCCCTTCCAGATATTTTCTTAATGATCAGCTTCGATGGGACTAACTAATTGGCATAATTGCATCAATCATAGAGTGAATCACAAGTGACTTCACCATCCAAGTCAAGCATTCCTTAGTTTCAAAGAAGCAGGATCCTGAGAATTGCACGCCTAGCTAACTAGCCCCAagtaaaacttaaaataacGAATAGTACTGAATGGATAACCATTCACCTGTTTATTActcatatttattttatattatatttaagcATGTGACTcaaaaagtattaaaaaaaatcgaaTTCTTACTTATgacttttctttcattttaaaaaaacaatactaattaatttaaattttaaagtgtTGTTGTTGCCATACACAATCATCCAACCAAATCTCACGAGCTTGGCTTATTTTTCCTGATTTTTTAACACAATttcaaaaagaattttaaatttatatgtaaatatatattgcaaatattataacattactacaaattaatttatattttaaactctcttttttttagaataaattAAACCAAACAGGCAATACATCACATGTTAAGTACTATGGGTAGGTCTATATTACTTTTATGGCCTAAATAACAATTGGGCCTAATTAAAACCCAACAAAGGCCTGATCGAGGGATTAAGTTGTTGTCCATTACTCCTTGTAGACTcaaaaagtattaaaataatctaattCTTACTTATgacttttctttcattttaaaaaaataatattaactaatttaaatttaaatgtattTTTGTTGCCATACACAATCATCCAACTAAATCTCACGAGCTTGGCTTATTTTTCCTGGTTTTTTAACACAATTTCAAAtagtattttaaatttatatgtaaatatatcttgaaaatattataacattactacaaattaatttatattttcaactcttttttaaaagaataaattaaaccaAACAGGCGTTACATGCTCAGTACTATGGGTAGGTCTATATTACTTTTATAGCCTAGATAATAATTGGGTCTAAATAAAACCTAACAAAGGCATGATTGAGGGACTAATAGCACGTTTGGTTCACTGAATAAATAAGAATgaaatagaatagttattacgtggaaatataacaaaataagTATTACACAATTTGGTATAATAAATGGAATAGGAcagaaataattattatgatttatt is drawn from Theobroma cacao cultivar B97-61/B2 chromosome 4, Criollo_cocoa_genome_V2, whole genome shotgun sequence and contains these coding sequences:
- the LOC18507251 gene encoding CRIB domain-containing protein RIC4 isoform X1, with the translated sequence MKERMERLVGLPFSTGCSSQESVTVGKSPPRKPKSESSQYVTSKQVGKECSSKGRTKNSFGWLPLPKPNISDGIHRLIRSTVKSFSQLFAYKDIEEIAAAEMEIGFPTDVKHVTHIGLDGATTTNHVMGWENFNPPDIIAFPSISLRQFELAMAAQTQNAPLIV
- the LOC18507251 gene encoding CRIB domain-containing protein RIC4 isoform X3, whose protein sequence is MKERMERLVGLPFSTGCSSQESVTVGKSPPRKPKSESSQYVTRKECSSKGRTKNSFGWLPLPKPNISDGIHRLIRSTVKSFSQLFAYKDIEEIAAAEMEIGFPTDVKHVTHIGLDGATTTNHVMGWENFNPPDIIAFPSISLRQFELAMAAQTQNAPLIV
- the LOC18507251 gene encoding CRIB domain-containing protein RIC4 isoform X2, which translates into the protein MKERMERLVGLPFSTGCSSQESVTVGKSPPRKPKSESSQYVTIGKECSSKGRTKNSFGWLPLPKPNISDGIHRLIRSTVKSFSQLFAYKDIEEIAAAEMEIGFPTDVKHVTHIGLDGATTTNHVMGWENFNPPDIIAFPSISLRQFELAMAAQTQNAPLIV